A genomic window from Dermacentor silvarum isolate Dsil-2018 chromosome 9, BIME_Dsil_1.4, whole genome shotgun sequence includes:
- the LOC119464579 gene encoding protein LTO1 homolog isoform X2: MAMDFNDALDDIVLAEEKYRQMGFTRGFSLGEEVGWRDGYQLGLQRGAQIATELGFYQGFVHAWITVLEREEIAKQRKMVALKALLEMTKNFPQVNIADEDMFEKLHKIRAKFKQVVAILNINTQESELHPEGEPSSPRPEMSF, from the exons ATGGCGATGGATTTCAACGATGCGCTGGATGACATAGTGCTGGCCGAAGAAAA ATATCGGCAGATGGGCTTTACTCGCGGTTTCAGCCTCGGAGAAGAAGTCGGATGGAGAGATGGCTACCAGCTCGGATTGCAGAGAGGAGCCCAAATTGCTACTGAG CTGGGATTTTATCAAGGTTTCGTACATGCATGGATAACAGTCTTGGAACGTGAAGAGATCGCAAAGCAGAG GAAAATGGTGGCCCTGAAAGCACTTCTCGAAATGACGAAGAACTTTCCCCAGGTCAACATTGCAGATGAAGACATGTTTGAAAAACTTCACAAGATCCGAGCAAAGTTCAAGCAG GTTGTGGCAATACTGAACATCAACACTCAAGAGAGCGAACTCCACCCCGAGGGAGAGCCATCATCTCCGCGGCCTGAGATGTCCTTCTGA
- the LOC119464579 gene encoding protein LTO1 homolog isoform X1 translates to MEFQRGRHPKPKQSYSEEGPPIDARPRVYPKPRHSNSEEGPAPGEQRYRQMGFTRGFSLGEEVGWRDGYQLGLQRGAQIATELGFYQGFVHAWITVLEREEIAKQRKMVALKALLEMTKNFPQVNIADEDMFEKLHKIRAKFKQVVAILNINTQESELHPEGEPSSPRPEMSF, encoded by the exons ATGGAATTTCAGAG GGGTCGACACCCTAAACCGAAACAGAGCTATTCGGAAGAAGGGCCCCCCATTGATGCCAG GCCTAGGGTTTACCCCAAACCCAGACATAGCAACTCCGAAGAAGGGCCGGCACCTGGCGAACAGAG ATATCGGCAGATGGGCTTTACTCGCGGTTTCAGCCTCGGAGAAGAAGTCGGATGGAGAGATGGCTACCAGCTCGGATTGCAGAGAGGAGCCCAAATTGCTACTGAG CTGGGATTTTATCAAGGTTTCGTACATGCATGGATAACAGTCTTGGAACGTGAAGAGATCGCAAAGCAGAG GAAAATGGTGGCCCTGAAAGCACTTCTCGAAATGACGAAGAACTTTCCCCAGGTCAACATTGCAGATGAAGACATGTTTGAAAAACTTCACAAGATCCGAGCAAAGTTCAAGCAG GTTGTGGCAATACTGAACATCAACACTCAAGAGAGCGAACTCCACCCCGAGGGAGAGCCATCATCTCCGCGGCCTGAGATGTCCTTCTGA